A stretch of the Bacillus anthracis str. Vollum genome encodes the following:
- a CDS encoding potassium channel family protein, producing the protein MKSRPKLVDAFRDSIIFRLICFIVVLTAFSGFLIHILEPSHFTTWFDGIWWSIVTIFTVGYGDFAPHTLIGKLIGMGIILFGTGFCSYYMVLFATDMINKQYMKVKGEEAATSNGHMIIVGWNERAKHVVKQMHILQPNLDIVLIDETLSLLPKPFHHLEFIKGCPHHDQTLLKANITTAHTILITADKEKNESLADTQSILNILTAKGLNPNIHCIAELLTSEQIQNATRAGASEIIEGNKLTSYVFTASLLFPSISGVLFSLYNEISDNKLQLMELPSSCTGQTFANCSYTLLKQNILLLGIKRDEQYMINPVHSFVLIQSDILIVIHH; encoded by the coding sequence TTGAAATCCCGTCCAAAATTAGTAGATGCATTTCGTGATTCGATTATTTTTCGTTTAATTTGTTTTATTGTTGTACTTACTGCTTTTTCCGGCTTTCTTATACATATATTAGAACCGTCGCACTTTACCACATGGTTTGATGGAATTTGGTGGTCAATCGTTACGATTTTCACTGTTGGCTATGGTGACTTTGCCCCGCATACACTAATCGGCAAACTTATCGGTATGGGTATTATTTTATTTGGAACTGGTTTTTGTTCTTATTATATGGTTCTATTCGCCACTGATATGATTAATAAACAATATATGAAAGTTAAAGGAGAAGAAGCTGCGACTTCTAACGGTCATATGATTATTGTCGGCTGGAACGAACGGGCAAAACATGTTGTAAAACAAATGCACATCTTACAACCGAACCTGGATATCGTTTTAATTGATGAAACACTTTCTTTACTGCCAAAACCATTTCATCATTTAGAATTTATAAAAGGATGCCCCCATCACGATCAAACATTATTAAAAGCTAATATTACAACGGCTCACACTATATTAATAACTGCTGATAAAGAAAAAAACGAAAGCTTAGCTGATACACAGTCCATTTTAAATATTTTAACCGCAAAAGGGCTCAACCCAAACATTCACTGCATCGCTGAACTTCTTACTTCTGAACAAATACAAAATGCAACGAGAGCTGGCGCATCAGAAATTATAGAAGGAAATAAATTAACGAGCTATGTATTTACCGCTTCTCTTTTATTCCCTTCCATTTCAGGTGTACTATTTTCACTTTACAATGAAATCTCTGATAATAAATTACAACTGATGGAGCTTCCATCGTCCTGCACCGGACAAACTTTTGCAAATTGTAGCTATACTCTTTTAAAGCAAAACATTCTCTTACTAGGTATAAAGCGCGACGAACAATATATGATTAATCCAGTTCATTCCTTTGTTCTCATTCAAAGCGACATACTCATTGTTATTCACCATTAG
- a CDS encoding MalY/PatB family protein, which yields MQLFHKTVNRRGTHSIKWDTYKNEELIHAWIADMDFEVPQPIQTALKKRIEHPIFGYTLPPENIGDIICNWTKKQYNWDIQKEWIVFSAGIVPALSTSIQAFTKENESVLVQPPIYPPFFEMVTTNNRQLCVSPLQKQNDTYAIDFEHLEKQFQQGVKLMLLCSPHNPIGRVWKKEELTKLGSLCTKYNVIVVADEIHSDIIYADHTHTPFASLSEELAARTITCMAPSKTFNIAGLQASIIIIPNEKLRQAFTSIQYRQGFHGLNIFAYTAMQSAYTECNDWLNEIRFYIEDNAKFACEYIKDHIPTLSVMKPEGSFLLWIDCSALNLSQDERTKLLEEKGKIIVEPGEKYGLGGEEHIGINIGCPRSVLEEILNRLRHTFS from the coding sequence ATGCAACTATTTCATAAAACAGTCAATCGACGTGGAACTCATAGTATAAAATGGGATACATATAAAAACGAAGAACTTATCCATGCTTGGATTGCGGATATGGATTTTGAAGTACCACAACCAATTCAAACTGCTTTAAAGAAACGTATCGAGCATCCTATTTTCGGCTATACACTTCCTCCCGAAAATATTGGCGATATTATTTGTAACTGGACAAAAAAACAGTACAACTGGGATATTCAAAAAGAATGGATTGTCTTTAGCGCCGGAATCGTTCCAGCCCTTAGTACGAGCATACAGGCCTTCACAAAGGAAAACGAATCCGTTCTCGTACAACCACCTATTTATCCCCCATTTTTCGAAATGGTCACAACAAATAACAGACAATTATGCGTAAGTCCATTACAGAAACAAAATGATACATATGCGATAGACTTCGAGCATTTAGAAAAGCAATTTCAACAAGGCGTCAAACTCATGCTTCTTTGCAGTCCTCACAATCCGATAGGGCGTGTTTGGAAGAAAGAGGAACTAACAAAGCTTGGATCTTTATGTACCAAATATAATGTAATCGTTGTCGCAGATGAAATTCATTCCGATATTATTTACGCAGATCATACACATACACCGTTCGCTTCTTTATCTGAAGAATTAGCCGCGCGCACGATTACTTGTATGGCTCCGAGTAAAACATTTAATATCGCGGGATTACAAGCATCGATTATTATCATTCCGAATGAAAAACTCCGTCAAGCCTTTACATCCATCCAATATAGACAAGGCTTCCACGGATTAAATATATTCGCCTATACAGCGATGCAAAGTGCCTATACAGAATGTAACGATTGGCTAAATGAAATTCGATTCTATATAGAAGATAACGCTAAATTCGCTTGTGAATATATTAAAGATCACATACCTACTCTTTCCGTAATGAAGCCAGAAGGTAGCTTTTTATTGTGGATCGATTGTTCTGCCCTAAATCTTTCTCAAGACGAGCGTACTAAATTGCTTGAGGAAAAAGGGAAAATTATCGTTGAACCTGGTGAGAAATACGGATTAGGCGGCGAAGAACATATTGGAATTAACATTGGCTGTCCAAGATCTGTTTTAGAAGAAATTTTAAATAGACTGCGCCATACGTTTTCATAA
- the sodC gene encoding superoxide dismutase [Cu-Zn] — MKKRLFFSCCLLFLMAGCDQGKPKEIDVKLHNASGDEVGTAKVTQQTSGVKITIKGEGFAPGPHGLHVHEIGECKAPRFESAGNHFNPDDKKHGLLNPKGAENGDLPNVIADGSGKIKAEIDAPHITLEEGKTTIHRKDGASIIITENADDGMTQPTGKSGDRIACGVIVKKASDMKKK, encoded by the coding sequence ATGAAAAAACGGCTTTTTTTCAGTTGTTGTTTACTATTTCTGATGGCAGGTTGTGACCAAGGAAAGCCGAAAGAAATTGACGTGAAATTACATAATGCTTCAGGTGATGAAGTGGGGACTGCGAAAGTAACTCAGCAAACAAGCGGAGTGAAAATTACGATTAAAGGGGAAGGTTTCGCGCCAGGCCCGCACGGACTACATGTACACGAAATTGGAGAGTGTAAAGCACCTCGTTTTGAATCAGCTGGAAATCATTTTAATCCAGATGATAAAAAGCATGGACTACTTAATCCGAAGGGTGCAGAAAACGGTGATTTACCGAACGTAATTGCAGACGGTTCTGGGAAAATTAAAGCAGAAATTGATGCACCGCATATAACGCTTGAAGAAGGAAAAACGACGATTCATAGAAAAGATGGAGCGTCTATTATTATTACGGAAAACGCTGATGATGGTATGACACAACCGACAGGTAAATCAGGTGATCGAATTGCTTGTGGTGTCATTGTAAAAAAAGCGTCGGATATGAAGAAAAAGTAA
- the yugI gene encoding S1 domain-containing post-transcriptional regulator GSP13: MSEQYTTGVVVTGKVTGIQDYGAFVALDAETQGLVHISEITNGYVKDIHDFLKVGDTVEVKVLSIDEEHRKMSLSLKAAKRKQGRILIPNPSENGFNTLREKLTEWIEESELTK; this comes from the coding sequence ATGTCAGAACAATATACAACAGGAGTGGTTGTAACAGGGAAAGTGACTGGGATTCAAGATTACGGTGCATTTGTAGCGTTAGATGCAGAAACACAAGGACTTGTGCATATATCTGAAATTACAAATGGATATGTAAAGGATATTCATGACTTTTTAAAAGTCGGCGATACAGTAGAAGTAAAAGTACTTTCAATTGATGAAGAACACAGAAAAATGAGTTTATCGTTAAAAGCGGCGAAAAGAAAACAAGGACGGATTCTTATACCGAATCCATCTGAGAATGGATTTAATACGCTGCGAGAAAAGCTAACAGAATGGATTGAAGAGTCCGAGTTAACAAAGTAA
- a CDS encoding Lrp/AsnC family transcriptional regulator has translation MVTEKELELLACLEKSSRLSVDTLAKLLNIEVEEVKKMVEKLEAEKIIVDYVTHIDWTKVKEHTGLTAMIDVKVTPKHGVGFDAVAEQIYRYSEVKSVYLMSGTYDLSITLEGKTMGEVAMFVSEKLATIESVVSTTTHFILKKYKHEGIIYEKNDDDKRIVVTP, from the coding sequence GTGGTGACAGAAAAGGAGTTAGAATTATTAGCTTGTCTTGAAAAAAGTAGTCGATTATCTGTAGATACATTAGCGAAGCTGTTAAATATAGAAGTAGAAGAAGTAAAGAAAATGGTTGAAAAATTAGAAGCGGAAAAGATTATCGTGGATTATGTCACACATATCGATTGGACGAAGGTGAAAGAACATACAGGTTTAACGGCAATGATCGATGTGAAAGTTACACCAAAGCACGGCGTTGGGTTCGATGCAGTTGCCGAACAAATTTATCGTTATTCAGAAGTAAAGTCTGTGTATTTAATGTCAGGGACATATGATCTTTCTATTACATTAGAAGGAAAGACAATGGGAGAAGTAGCGATGTTTGTTTCTGAGAAATTAGCAACAATTGAATCTGTCGTTTCTACGACAACGCATTTCATTTTGAAGAAGTATAAACATGAGGGAATTATTTATGAAAAAAACGATGATGATAAGCGAATTGTGGTGACACCATGA
- a CDS encoding YugE family protein, giving the protein MGTYEKMIEVVKNWDPFQMGPEFYETEASDVVNVASVFDDPKYIAKKIQHIYFMSFEEVPALEKCEKLAVELLVIKEGGSCSL; this is encoded by the coding sequence ATGGGTACATATGAAAAGATGATAGAGGTTGTGAAGAATTGGGATCCGTTTCAAATGGGACCGGAGTTTTATGAAACAGAAGCGAGCGATGTTGTGAACGTCGCAAGTGTGTTTGATGATCCGAAATACATCGCAAAGAAGATTCAACATATATACTTTATGTCTTTTGAAGAAGTACCTGCGCTTGAAAAATGTGAGAAGTTAGCTGTGGAATTACTCGTAATAAAAGAAGGCGGAAGTTGTTCATTGTAG
- a CDS encoding aminotransferase → MKQFELSRAAESLQPSGIRKFFDLAANMKGVISLGVGEPDFVTPWNVRQACIRSIEQGYTSYTANAGLLELRQEIAKYLKKQFAVSYDPNDEIIVTVGASQALDVAMRAIINPDDEVLIIEPSFVSYAPLVTLAGGVPVPVATTLENEFKVQPEQIEAAITAKTKAILLCSPNNPTGAMLNKSELEEIAVIVEKYNLIVLSDEIYAELVYDEAYTSFASIKNMREHTILISGFSKGFAMTGWRLGMIAAPVYFSELMLKIHQYSMMCAPTMSQFAALEALRAGNDEVIRMRDSYKKRRNFMTTSFNEMGLTCHVPGGAFYVFPSISSTGLSSAEFAEQLLLEEKVAVVPGSVFGESGEGFIRCSYATSLEQLMEAMKRMERFVENKKRTKHNTFCP, encoded by the coding sequence ATGAAGCAATTTGAACTATCTAGAGCAGCAGAATCTCTACAACCATCTGGTATTCGAAAGTTTTTCGATTTAGCAGCAAATATGAAAGGTGTTATTTCTCTTGGGGTAGGAGAGCCTGATTTTGTTACACCTTGGAATGTGAGGCAAGCATGTATTCGTTCTATAGAACAAGGATATACGTCATATACAGCAAATGCAGGATTATTGGAGCTCCGTCAAGAAATAGCAAAGTATCTAAAAAAACAATTTGCAGTATCTTATGATCCAAACGATGAAATCATTGTTACAGTTGGAGCGAGTCAGGCGTTAGATGTAGCGATGCGCGCCATTATAAATCCTGATGATGAAGTACTTATTATTGAACCAAGCTTTGTTTCTTATGCACCGCTCGTAACTTTAGCTGGAGGGGTTCCAGTTCCTGTGGCGACTACTTTAGAAAATGAGTTTAAAGTACAACCAGAACAAATTGAAGCAGCTATTACAGCGAAAACGAAGGCAATTTTACTTTGTTCACCAAATAACCCAACAGGTGCAATGTTGAATAAGTCCGAGCTTGAAGAAATAGCAGTGATTGTTGAGAAGTACAATTTAATCGTATTATCTGATGAAATTTACGCAGAGCTTGTATACGACGAAGCATATACAAGTTTCGCGAGTATTAAAAATATGCGTGAGCATACGATTTTAATTTCAGGATTTTCAAAAGGATTTGCGATGACAGGGTGGCGCCTTGGTATGATTGCAGCTCCCGTTTATTTTTCGGAATTAATGCTCAAAATTCACCAATATTCCATGATGTGTGCACCGACGATGTCTCAGTTTGCAGCACTTGAAGCGTTACGCGCGGGGAATGATGAAGTAATTCGGATGAGAGATAGTTATAAGAAACGCCGTAATTTTATGACGACATCTTTCAATGAAATGGGATTAACATGTCATGTGCCGGGCGGAGCATTTTATGTCTTTCCTTCTATTTCTTCAACTGGACTATCTTCGGCGGAATTTGCAGAACAGTTATTATTAGAAGAAAAAGTGGCTGTTGTACCTGGAAGTGTATTTGGCGAAAGTGGTGAAGGATTTATTCGTTGTTCGTATGCAACATCGCTTGAACAACTTATGGAAGCAATGAAGAGAATGGAACGGTTCGTAGAGAATAAAAAAAGGACAAAACACAATACGTTTTGTCCATAA
- a CDS encoding MgtC/SapB family protein — MDYTDLLIKLGLSAILGFAIGLERELKRKPLGLKTCLVISIISCLLTIVSIKAAYNLPHTDHMNMDPLRLAAQIVSGIGFLGAGVILRRGNDSIAGLTTAAMIWGASGIGIAVGAGFYIEAIFGMCFLMISVELIPLTMKFVGPRSFRQRDIVVKLVVRKMDNIPVVIEEIKEMDIKVKNMKLKTLENGSHYLHLKLCIDQKRHTADVYYSLQHLESVQQTEVESM, encoded by the coding sequence ATGGACTATACCGATTTATTAATCAAACTAGGTCTTTCGGCTATTTTAGGATTCGCCATCGGTTTAGAGCGCGAATTAAAACGTAAACCACTTGGTTTAAAAACGTGTTTAGTTATTTCTATTATTAGTTGCCTCCTGACGATTGTTTCTATTAAAGCAGCTTATAACTTACCACATACCGATCATATGAATATGGATCCCCTTCGACTTGCCGCCCAAATTGTATCAGGAATTGGTTTTTTAGGTGCTGGTGTTATTTTAAGAAGAGGAAACGATAGTATTGCAGGACTAACGACTGCCGCTATGATCTGGGGCGCATCTGGTATTGGTATTGCTGTTGGAGCCGGATTCTATATCGAAGCAATTTTCGGGATGTGTTTCCTTATGATTAGCGTTGAACTTATACCGTTAACAATGAAATTCGTAGGACCTAGATCATTTCGTCAACGTGATATCGTAGTCAAACTCGTTGTGCGAAAGATGGACAATATCCCGGTTGTAATTGAGGAAATAAAAGAAATGGATATAAAAGTGAAGAATATGAAGCTTAAAACATTAGAAAATGGTTCTCATTATTTACATCTTAAATTATGTATCGATCAAAAAAGACATACTGCCGATGTTTACTATTCTCTCCAGCATCTTGAAAGTGTTCAACAAACTGAGGTGGAAAGTATGTAA
- a CDS encoding DUF378 domain-containing protein — MSTLQRIALVFTVIGAVNWGLIGFFQFDLVAAIFGGQNSALSRIIYGIVGISGLINLGLLFKPSENLGTHPETNEIR, encoded by the coding sequence ATGAGTACTTTGCAACGTATCGCATTAGTCTTTACTGTAATTGGCGCTGTGAACTGGGGATTAATCGGGTTCTTCCAGTTTGACTTAGTAGCAGCCATTTTCGGTGGACAAAACTCAGCTCTTTCACGTATTATTTACGGCATCGTCGGTATTTCTGGGCTTATCAATCTTGGTTTACTCTTTAAACCATCAGAAAATCTTGGCACTCACCCAGAAACGAACGAGATTCGCTAG
- a CDS encoding glucose-6-phosphate isomerase yields the protein MSTHVTFDYSKALSFIGEHEITYLRDAVKVTHHAIHEKTGAGNDFLGWVDLPLQYDKEEFARIQKCAEKIKNDSDILLVVGIGGSYLGARAAIEMLNHSFYNTLSKEQRKTPQVLFVGQNISSTYMKDLMDVLEGKDFSINVISKSGTTTEPALAFRIFRKLLEEKYGKEEARKRIYATTDKARGALKTLADNEGYETFVIPDDVGGRFSVLTPVGLLPIAVSGLNIEEMMKGAAAGRDDFGTSELEENPAYQYAVVRNALYNKGKTIEMLINYEPALQYFAEWWKQLFGESEGKDQKGIFPSSANFSTDLHSLGQYVQEGRRDLFETVLKVGKSTHELTIESEENDLDGLNYLAGETVDFVNTKAYEGTLLAHSDGGVPNLIVNIPELNEYTFGYLVYFFEKACAMSGYLLGVNPFDQPGVEAYKKNMFALLGKPGFEELKAELEERLK from the coding sequence ATGAGTACACATGTAACGTTCGACTATTCTAAAGCGTTATCCTTCATCGGTGAACATGAAATCACTTATTTACGTGATGCAGTGAAAGTAACACATCACGCAATCCACGAAAAAACTGGAGCTGGGAACGATTTCCTTGGGTGGGTAGACCTTCCGCTTCAATATGACAAAGAAGAATTCGCTCGCATTCAAAAATGCGCAGAAAAAATTAAAAATGACTCTGACATTTTACTTGTTGTAGGTATCGGTGGTTCTTACCTAGGAGCACGTGCAGCAATTGAAATGTTAAACCATTCTTTCTACAATACGCTATCTAAAGAACAACGTAAAACTCCACAAGTGCTATTTGTTGGACAAAACATTAGCTCCACTTACATGAAAGATTTAATGGATGTATTAGAAGGTAAAGACTTCTCTATTAACGTTATTTCCAAATCAGGTACAACGACAGAGCCTGCACTAGCATTCCGTATTTTCCGTAAGTTATTAGAAGAAAAGTACGGAAAAGAAGAAGCTCGCAAACGTATTTATGCAACGACAGATAAAGCACGTGGTGCATTAAAAACATTAGCTGATAATGAAGGTTACGAAACATTCGTTATTCCAGATGATGTTGGAGGACGTTTCTCTGTATTGACGCCAGTTGGTTTATTACCAATCGCAGTAAGTGGCTTAAATATTGAAGAGATGATGAAAGGTGCAGCTGCTGGTCGTGATGACTTCGGAACATCAGAACTAGAAGAAAACCCAGCTTACCAATATGCAGTAGTTCGTAACGCTTTATACAATAAAGGAAAAACAATTGAAATGCTTATTAACTATGAGCCAGCACTTCAATACTTCGCTGAGTGGTGGAAACAGTTATTTGGTGAAAGTGAAGGAAAAGATCAAAAAGGTATTTTCCCATCTTCAGCAAACTTCTCAACTGACTTACACTCATTAGGTCAATACGTTCAAGAAGGTCGTCGTGATTTATTTGAAACAGTTCTGAAAGTAGGTAAATCTACACATGAACTAACAATCGAATCAGAAGAAAACGATTTAGATGGATTAAACTACCTTGCTGGTGAAACTGTAGACTTCGTAAACACGAAAGCATACGAAGGTACATTACTTGCACATAGCGATGGCGGAGTACCAAACTTAATCGTAAATATTCCTGAATTAAATGAGTACACATTCGGTTACCTTGTATACTTCTTCGAAAAAGCATGTGCGATGAGCGGCTACTTATTAGGTGTAAATCCATTTGACCAACCAGGAGTAGAAGCATACAAGAAAAACATGTTTGCTTTACTTGGTAAACCAGGATTTGAAGAATTAAAAGCAGAATTAGAAGAGCGTTTAAAATAA
- a CDS encoding alpha/beta fold hydrolase: MNHEYTCPYFTFSTRGTTIHYELYEHDNKTERPTFVLVHGFLSSSFSYRRLIPLLSKEGTVIALDLPPFGKSDKSHLFKYSYHNLATIIIDLIEHLSLSNIVLVGHSMGGQISLYVNRIRPELISKTILLCSSSYLARANLPLMYSSYLPFFHLYVKNWIIRRGIVHNLMNVVHDHSLIDDEMKEGYSAPFYDNRIFPALTRMIRDREGDLSSTELQKIETPTLLIWGEKDRVVPVHVGHRLHKDLPNSKFISYENTGHLLPEEKPEHVYEEIIAFSAQ; encoded by the coding sequence ATGAATCACGAATATACTTGTCCTTATTTCACTTTTTCCACTCGCGGCACTACGATTCATTACGAATTGTATGAACATGATAATAAAACGGAACGCCCTACTTTTGTGCTCGTTCACGGCTTTTTATCTTCCTCATTCAGTTACCGCCGTCTCATTCCTTTACTATCGAAAGAAGGAACCGTCATTGCTCTTGATTTACCACCGTTCGGAAAAAGTGATAAGTCTCATCTATTTAAGTATTCTTATCACAATTTAGCAACGATTATAATCGATTTAATTGAACACTTATCTCTCTCAAATATTGTGTTAGTTGGACATTCTATGGGTGGACAAATTTCTCTTTATGTAAACCGTATACGTCCTGAATTAATTTCAAAGACAATTTTACTATGTAGCTCGAGTTATTTAGCACGCGCAAACTTACCTTTAATGTATTCTTCTTATTTACCGTTCTTTCATTTATACGTAAAGAACTGGATTATACGGCGCGGCATCGTTCATAACTTAATGAATGTCGTTCATGATCATTCATTAATTGACGATGAAATGAAGGAAGGTTACTCTGCTCCTTTTTATGACAACCGTATATTCCCCGCTTTAACTCGTATGATACGAGATCGTGAAGGTGACTTATCTTCAACTGAATTACAAAAAATCGAAACACCTACGCTACTCATTTGGGGTGAAAAAGATCGCGTCGTTCCTGTACATGTAGGCCATCGTCTGCACAAAGATTTACCGAATTCGAAATTTATTTCTTACGAAAACACAGGACATTTACTACCTGAAGAAAAACCGGAACATGTTTATGAAGAAATTATCGCGTTTTCTGCGCAGTAA
- a CDS encoding YugN-like family protein codes for MIPIQSNLEGRTYALYKLEEIIKPLGYSIGGNWDYEKGCFDYKIDEEDGYQFLRVPFTAVDGELDVPGVVVRLGTPYILSHVYQDELDDHVNTLTAGTSGMDQFAEPKDPDGDVKRKYVNIGKVLIQELEKHFTNGE; via the coding sequence TTGATTCCGATTCAATCAAATTTAGAGGGACGTACATATGCGTTATATAAGTTAGAAGAAATAATAAAGCCACTTGGGTATAGCATTGGCGGCAATTGGGATTATGAGAAAGGATGCTTTGATTATAAAATTGATGAAGAAGATGGCTATCAATTTTTACGAGTGCCATTTACAGCGGTTGATGGAGAACTAGATGTACCTGGTGTAGTAGTTCGTCTTGGAACGCCGTATATTCTTTCGCACGTATATCAAGACGAACTAGATGATCATGTTAATACTTTAACAGCCGGAACGAGTGGAATGGATCAATTTGCTGAGCCGAAAGATCCAGATGGAGATGTAAAAAGAAAATATGTCAATATTGGGAAAGTACTCATACAAGAACTAGAAAAACATTTTACTAATGGTGAATAA
- a CDS encoding 2-hydroxyacid dehydrogenase: MRDKAKGDGTVKPKVYIAEPVPTFVENYLSEHCDYEKWEQNEKVPRDVLLEKIQDKDGLLNFGSAINEELLEAAPNLKVVSNISVGYDNFDLQAMAKHNVIGTNTPYVLDDTVADLVFALMLSAGRRVCELDSYVKNGEWNAEIGKEHFGLDVHHSTIGIIGMGRIGEAVAKRAKFGFDMDVLYYNRRRKEEAEQKFDATYCDLQTLLKQSDFIVLLTPLTDETYHLIGEKEFSFMKETAIFINASRGKTVDEEALIDALTEKKIFAAGIDTFTQEPIQKDNPLLSLQNVVTLPHIGSATLKTRQQMAMTAAENLVAGLQGKTPPNIVRG, translated from the coding sequence ATGCGTGATAAAGCGAAAGGGGATGGAACCGTGAAACCAAAAGTTTATATTGCTGAACCAGTTCCAACATTTGTAGAAAACTATTTATCAGAACACTGTGATTATGAAAAATGGGAGCAAAATGAGAAGGTACCTCGTGATGTTCTACTAGAGAAAATACAAGATAAAGATGGTTTATTAAATTTTGGATCTGCTATTAATGAAGAATTATTGGAGGCGGCTCCTAACTTAAAAGTAGTAAGCAACATTTCTGTCGGTTACGATAACTTTGATTTACAAGCGATGGCAAAGCACAATGTCATCGGAACAAATACACCGTACGTACTAGATGATACAGTAGCTGACCTCGTTTTCGCTCTTATGTTATCTGCTGGTCGTCGTGTTTGTGAACTCGACTCCTACGTAAAAAATGGTGAATGGAATGCCGAAATTGGAAAAGAACACTTTGGTCTAGATGTACATCATAGTACAATCGGCATTATCGGTATGGGCCGAATTGGAGAAGCTGTTGCAAAACGAGCGAAATTCGGATTTGATATGGATGTTCTTTATTATAACCGTCGCCGAAAAGAAGAAGCTGAACAAAAATTCGACGCTACATATTGTGATTTACAGACACTACTCAAACAGTCTGACTTTATTGTTCTTCTTACTCCATTAACAGATGAAACGTATCACCTTATCGGAGAAAAGGAATTTTCATTCATGAAAGAAACAGCTATCTTCATTAATGCTTCTCGCGGGAAAACAGTCGATGAAGAAGCGTTAATCGATGCGTTAACTGAAAAGAAAATCTTTGCAGCAGGCATCGATACGTTTACACAAGAGCCGATTCAAAAAGACAATCCGCTCTTATCATTACAAAACGTTGTGACTTTACCACACATCGGATCTGCAACATTAAAAACTAGGCAGCAAATGGCTATGACCGCCGCTGAAAATTTAGTTGCAGGGTTACAAGGAAAAACACCACCGAATATTGTTCGCGGGTAA
- a CDS encoding kinase-associated lipoprotein B produces the protein MRETFEIGEIVTGIYKTGKYIGEVTNSRPGSYVVKVLAVLKHPVQGDLHNVKQADVPFFHERRALAFREQTNIPEQMVKKYEGEIPDYTDSLKLALETQMNSFAEDDSPFAVRSLETLEQLKKDYKL, from the coding sequence ATGAGAGAAACATTTGAAATTGGCGAAATCGTTACTGGTATTTATAAAACAGGAAAATACATTGGCGAAGTTACAAATAGCCGACCTGGCAGTTACGTCGTAAAAGTATTAGCTGTTTTAAAACATCCGGTGCAAGGTGACTTACATAACGTGAAACAAGCTGACGTACCATTTTTCCACGAAAGACGTGCTTTAGCTTTCCGTGAACAGACGAACATTCCAGAACAAATGGTGAAGAAATATGAAGGAGAAATTCCAGATTATACAGATTCACTCAAATTAGCATTAGAAACTCAAATGAATTCATTTGCTGAAGATGATTCACCTTTTGCGGTTCGTAGTCTAGAAACATTAGAGCAGTTAAAAAAAGACTACAAACTTTAA